In Candidatus Bathyarchaeota archaeon, the DNA window GGGCCTGTGGATAACAGCACAAAGTATTGCCCCTCAGGAGGAGTTATCGTTGCTGTAAACTCAGATGCCTGAAGAACTTCCACGCTGCCTTGGGAAGACCATCCGCTCAGATCACCGGTTTCAAAACCATGATTTATTGGTTGGGAATAAGATGAAGGGATAGGAAATAGAATTAACATTAAAGCTATGGCAACAAATATTCTAATGTAGGCTAGTAGCTTTCTTCTCACATTGCTCACTGGTATCTGCCTTAATTGACTATGAAGTAGCCGATGTTCATATCATTCCTTGAAAGTCCGGTCAGATGAACTCGGAATTGGTCGCTTGATAGCCTCTCAACCCATCTGACGCCTATGTTGCTGGAATTGTTCATTATCGTAACGAATATCATCGCATCGGTGCCTATAGTAATCCCACTTGGAACGGTAATGTCATGAGATCTTACGCCTGTTGGTACGATTGCTCTTTGAGCAGAGTTTAATTGAATGGAGTTGGTGCTTAATTTTCCATTATTGTCTATTTTTGTTGAGGTTGTTGGATTACCCGAACCGTCTATATCAGTAACAAATCTGACTCCACCAGTGCAGCGTACAGCAAATTCGTTTGCAGCAATAGAGTCAAAGTCTTTATCGTTATCATCCGAAAAGAGGAAAACACCATCGTGGGTAGCCTTGGCCCTCCGTCCTGTAGTATAGCTGTACCTTCCTGCAGCCGTATTAGAGGTACCTCCGGGCACCGTTGAAGCATACCCGCTGGCAGTGTTTGTGTTACCTCCGCCAACCGTTGACCTATTCTCGCTGGCAGTATTTGAGTGCCCTCCGCCAACCATTGATTGAAAACCGCTGGCAATGTTGGAGTAACCTCCACCAACCGTTGACCTATTCCCGCTGGCAGTGTTGTTGTCTCCTCCACCAACCGTTGACCTATTCCCGCTGGCAGTGTTTTTTTCTCCTCCGCCAACCGTTGAACCAAACTTGCTTGTAGTGTTGTTGATTCCTCCGCCAACCGTTGAACTATTCCAGCTGGCAGTGTTGTTTCCTCCTCCGGCAACCGTTGACCTATACTCGCTGGCAGTGTTGCTGTCTCCTCCGCCAACCGTTGAATAACTCCCGCTGGCAGTGTTGAATAAACCTCCGCCCACAGTTGCGTACATTGCATTTAAAGCATCTGTGTCATTATTACCAGCCCGATTCTTATTTCCACCGCCAACTGTTCCGTAATTATCAGTCACCATGTTCACTTTGCCGATTGCTCCACCACCTGATATTGTTGCTCCAGTTACACCCGAAGTTATAGAGTTTCCGCTATAGCCCCCAATGAAGTTTCTGTTCGTATCATCCCATTTGAGATGATCGCTACCTGTTATGGTATCTGAATCAAACCAGAATGTGATTTGATCCGTTGCACCTGAACCATCAAGAGCATGTGCTTTTTCAACCTTTTGACTCAAAATTAAGCTTGCCAAACTGCCGAAAGCCGCTAAACCTACAAGCTTATGAAGGAAGTTTCTTCTATCAACATTCTCATTTCTATTTTTCAATTTCTGATTCATCCCTTTAAAATTCTAGGAATAAACAATGAATTTTTTAGATAGCTTACGCTATCTTCAAAGAGTATGGCTTCTTGCGAACTTAGAAATTCTGTAGGTATTGTATAGACACGATACTTACGTATATACAAACACGTGATCCAACTGGATTACTACATATTATTCTTGAGTAGCTTTTAGAGAGAGGGTACCTAGCTGCGAGCATTTAAATTTGAATCGATCTATGATTTCCACATCTATTCAAAGAGGTCTTGGATTACGAGATCAGGTGTAAGTCTGCCTATCGCATCGCCTATCAAAGCATAGATGAAGGAATGAAGAGCATCGTCAGGCTCTCCTTCAGGATGAGTATAATGATGATATTTTTTGCCTGAAACTGTCTCCTGCTCTTCCATCTCGATACAGCAGAAATGATCTATTATCCACTCGTTCTCTCTAGCAACATTTTCATTCCAGGGAATTACCAAGTCTGGAATCGATTCTCCTTTCCGATCTTTCTTCTTGATTATCTGGATAGCTTTCTCGATCCAGAAGCTCCTATCTGCTTGGACCATCAGCTGAGCTATCCGCTTGCCAAACTCATCCTTCTGAACTCTCTGAAGTGGCATGGCTGGATTTCTGATATACTGGCAGCCATAGACTCTATCTCCGAATCTCTTCTGCAGCTCTGAGACCTGGACAGCTCCGTATCCTATATCGGCCACTGCTTGCTTTACATTGAATCCTTCAATCATTTTGCCTATAGTTTGAACCTGCTTCATGGGATCTTTTTCATCAAATTTATGACAGTATAGCAACCTCCATCTTTCTAGCTCATCCAAAGCCATGATCCAGATAACAGTGAATGCAAACTCTCCTCCTCCCCAATCGATTCCTGCGTATGATTGATATGGAGGATCCAATCTGCTTACATTGTCGAGAGTTCTATCCACACATTTCAACATATCATCAGGGATTAATGGTTTGGCCAATCCTCGATAGAAAAGACCTAGAACTTCGTTCATGTATCTTCGTTCTGAGTATCGCTGCCTCTTGGCCTCTAGTGAGTTGGGATGCTCTGGAGGAAGATTGATTATCCAGGAAGCCATTCGCTGATCGATGTGGTAGCCTGAATAGAATTTGTTCTCAGGCTTTTGTTGGATCCAAGCATTCTTATTCCATTCCTTTTTATCTGATTCCTCCCATAGCTTGCTGAATTGATCTCCCTCATCGCTGGCAGTTCCTACAGCTATCATGAATCCATAAGAGCTGTGACTCATACACTCTTCAATAACTGGAACAGCTTCTCCCTGGACATCTTGCATCTCGTCTACTGCTATAAAATCAGCAGGAATGTTTCTGATCGCCCCAAAATCTCCCCATGCTGAAACCAAATAGCATACAGAGCCGTTTGAAAATGGGATCCTGGTAATGGCTGGCTCTCCTAATTTCTCATCTCTTCTCTTACGTCCTAATAGATATTCTCTTAATTTTTCAGAATCGAGAATAGCAGCTCTGAATCTGTCCTGGCTGAATCTTGAAACCTGATCCATTCTGGGAGCTGTGTAGATTCCAGTTGTGAAAGGATTATTCGTTAGTTTGATGAGCAGCCAGTTTACTATCCACTCAGTCATTTCCATTTGTCGAGACTTTACTATAACTATTCTATGAGATGTATCTCTATAGATAGGGAAAAGATAATCTCTGTCCTGAAAGCTGAATGGCTTGCCTTTAAGAATTCTGTATTCCTTGGTCCATTCTACAGGATCTGATGGAGGAGGTAGACTAACCCTCTCATGTTCAAATCCAATTTGTATATATTCACTTTTTAGATCTAATAGCGTCTCTAAGCCTCTTCGCTTCGGCTTTAAGTTCATTTAGATCCTCCTCCCATTCTGAGGGTATTCTGATCTCGGCTATGGATTCAAGTATATGAATGGCAGTAGCGGCTTTTCTAGCCTCTATCTCGTCAGCCAAAAGCCATGTATAGAGATCTATCATAGCCTTAAGGATGCTTTCTTTATTTTCACCAGGATCGTAATTTAATTTGATAGCTGGATAGAATTTGTACTTTCTACCAGAATCTTCTCGTTTTCCTCCGCTATAGGGCCTAGGGCCTCCCGAATTTGGTCTTGGTCCTCCACTATTAGATCTGGCTCCTCCCCAACTCGATTTTTTCTTTCTATCTTGCTGCTGCTGATTAATTCGGGTTTCGGGGTAATCGAGACTTTGGGGGCTTTTTTCTATAAATTCCTGGAATTTGGCTGTAAACCAATGAGTAAATTTCATTTTAACTACCCTTTCTCTACCCATCCTGCCATCTGCAACAAAATATCTAATTTAGCTTCGATTCGCTTCATGTTTGGAATGCTGGAACTAAATTTTAATTCCAATGAATAAGGGTGGCTACCATCTCCTAAAACAAGAACAATACCATAAGGAATCTCAATTCTCTTTCCTCTCCACTCCTTGGGCCAAGAAAATCCATCTATCGTCATATGCATGCTTTCATCATTAGATTCTAACGCACTAAAAATATGGGACATTAGACCTCTCGGCCAACCGTAAGTTACCAGTTGTTCTTCTAGCCAATCTCGCCAGTCAATTCGAGCATTGTGAATGTAAACTGTGATATAGCCATTTTTGGTAATCTCAAAGGTGCATGGAAGATTAGTGCTGCCAACATATTTCCTCCCATTATTAGAAGAGGGGATTTTGAGGAGTTGAAAGAAATTCTCTGTATACATCCATTCAGGTGGACGAGTACCGTTTGTTAAAAGGCATTCTTGTTTACCCTTAATAAGTTCATTAAGGGTTATGGGTTGCCCATTCCAGACGAGCTTATATGTGCCACAGTGATGGAAATGGACCAACTGCCTACGCATTTTTGCAACTAATTTTCTAACATAGGAGTATTTACTTTTGAATACTGGAGAATCTTCATTTAAGCTAGGATAGATAATTTTTGTAATATCTTTTTCAGTTCTCTTAACATTCTGTTTTAATAAGAAAGCTACTTTGTCTTTTACTGTACCTTCAGGGAGAGGCTTGGGTGTGCAACTATGCCATTTTGCAACCTCATTGCAACCTTTGAGTCCCATGAATTCTCTAGAGGTTCTAGGAGTTCCTTCAGTAAGGCCCTTAGTCTTATTACTATATATCTCAATCTCTTTAGGCATCGATTCACTTTCTGTTAGATAATGACTTTAAAGCAGCCATTCTCTACAGCCGAAATTCGCAGCCCCTTCTTTGCAACCATTAAATATTTTCAGGAACCTAGGTTACAATAACGCCCATTAGCAGTTGTTGTCTGCTTGTAGGGATTTGTAATCTTTTTGTGTTGATTCTGATTTATGATAGATAGTATCTTCTTATTAACTTCTTAGTTACTAATAATATAAAAAGAATATCAGACTTATTTAAAGTTTTAAGCAAAGAAATTAAGAAAATAGACCCTATGCTACTTACTTTAATCTAAGTTGATAACGTCATTTTATTATTACTACAGTAAGGAAATAACAAAATTTTTTAAACAATTGGTAACAAATTGGTTACTAAAAGGGGCTGTAAAAAAGTGCCGAGAAAGGCTATTAAAGGAGAGTCATCTGCAGTAAAAATACCATTAGAAATGAAGAATGCTATAATGGATTTTTTAAATACACAAAAAGCTAAAGAGTTGGGCTTCGATTCTTTCAGCGATGTTGTGACTGCAGGAACGAGGATGCTTCTTGAGCATTATGGATTTTTTGAAAAGAGAAAGTTTTGAGACCCTATTTTTATCGTTAAATATATCACAATTTAGTAAGTTATTAAATATAATAAATATCCTCTATCTAGTTAATAGATGGAAGAATAATTTAGGAGCTGAATTTCTAAGTTGAAAAAACCAATCAATATTCTACTTGCCACGGTTTTGATATTTTCAATAATAGTGATCGGGATGATAAATGTCTATAATTCTAATTCTGAATGTTCGGCTCAACTCGGCGGAGTAAAAGGAACCGTAAGAATTAGAGATAGAATGGAAAATTTCATCCCTTTTGCTTGGGCAACAATAACAATCACCTCGCTTGACGGTCCCTTCAGTGTCAACACTACCTCAACCTCTGCTGGAACATATTGGGCTACTGGTCTACCCAATGGGGATTATAATGTCAGCGTTTGGGCACCACATCCAACAAAAACAGATTGGTATTGGTTTGACTCCAAATTGGTTTCTGTTCATAATGGAGATTCATTAGCTGATTTTTACCTTGATGATGATGAACATCTGGTACCTGAATTCTCTGATTATGCGATAACAGCATTATTAATGATATCTTTGCTATCTTCTTTGATAATGATTAAGAGAATGAAAAATAGATTGGGCATTCCAGATAAGGGATCAGATTACATCATCCAAAGATAGTGTATGCTAAGATTTCAATTCTCAATCCATTTTTATCTTAGAACCTGCGTGGTAATACTTTCCCTTTAACAACATTACCCATTTTTGTTCCTCTTTTTCTAAGGTCTTGGTTTCTAGAAAAACATATACTTGTAGCGCACTATCAAATGTCAAAAGCAAAGGTATGTATTGTAAGAATTTGGTCTTTCCAATTTTGATCAGACCCCATGATAAAGCCAGATACATAAATAATGTAGGAATGAAATAGATCATTGTGTAGCTTGTTAATGTATTCTGTATTGTGCGATTCAATACTATGATCAGGAAATAAATCAATGAAAAAAATGCCATTGACTGCATAGAAATTGGGTAAGCTCCCAATGACTTATCTACCCGGTTTTTATCCTTTACCAATCTTAGAACATTTGATGAATACCATCTTTTTCGCTGACGTATGTATTGTTCTGCATCTTCTACTTCTTCTTGCCAAAGGTTCGCATCGGACGCAGCTATCTTCCATCCCTTATCATAGAGTCTATGTGTCATCTCATAATCTTCAATCAATGTTTTTCCATGGCTTCCACCAACACTTTTCCATGTCGCCTTTCTAAGAGCATAATTGGCTCCACAAATAGGCTGGAAATCACTTACCTTGATCTTTCCATTCTTTCCATGAACTGCAATATTATACCACCATTCATCCTCGATAGCGCGGAATTTTGTAAATAGATTTTTATAATAATTTCCACAATGTGTAGTTCCTGCGACTGCCCCCACTTTTGGATCTTTAAAGGGTTGAACGATCTTTTTTAGCCAATCTTTCTCACATACACCATCCGGATCTGTTAGAGCAATTATTTCAGATTTCACTACATTTTTAATCGCCGAATCCAAAACTGGTGCTTTTCTATCATAAGCTTTCTTAGGTGTGAAATATTTGATCAGGCCTTGCTTCTTGTATTTTAAACAGATATCTTTTGTTTCATCGGTCGATTTGTTATCATAAATTACGATTTCAAGTTTATCTTTCGGATAATTTTGTTGTAAGAAATTTTTTATTTTTCTTTCGATCACATTCCCTGATTGCCAAGCATACGCCATTACACAGACTTTGGGGGCATATTCATTCTCGAATTTAGGCCTCTTCATATTCCATACTGTAAGAAGATAAAATAATGAAGAAAGAAGGAAAATGAATCCTATTGAATAGACTATAATCTTGCCAATAGGAAAGAAAATCATGAACCATATCTAATATTTATTTGGAATATATTTTTTTTGATATTTATAATTAAATTATAGCAATTTGTAACAAAGTAACAATTTTATCATTATCCAATTAATCGAAATTGGAGAGTTGATTTAATGAAGGTAAAAATTGGTAAAACCACTATTAGCATAATGTAAGGGGATATAACCGAACAAGAAACAGATGCCATAGTAAATGCGGCAAATTCATCTTTGATGGGGGAGGTGGAGTGGATGGTGCAATCCATAGAAAAGGGGGTCACAGGATCCTTGATGAGTGTAAGAAGATTCGAGAAACAGAATACAAAGATGGATTACCGATAGGCAAAGCTGCAATAACTAATGGAGGTTCTTTAAAATCCGATTATGTAATTCATACTGTTGGGCCTATATGGAAAGGGGGCAATCATTCTGAGGAAAAGTTCTTGAGAAATGCTTATCAAAACTCTTTAGAAATTGCAATTAATAAAGGAGTCAAGACAATATCGTTCCCATCAATAAGTACTGGTGCTTATGGATTTCCGATTAATAAAGCAAGTAAGATTGCCATCAACGCTGTTAAGGATTATTTGGAAAGAAATGTTAATCTTGAAAAAATAATCTTTGTCCTGTTCAGTGAGGAAGATTTTGAAATTTACAAAAAAGTAATGAGGGAAATATTGAAGAATGATTGAAAATTAAGCTCATGTTTTTAAGTAAGACATTTATTATTAAGGCAGATAAAATGGACTCTTTATGAGTTGTTCCTTAAATTAAACATCTTGAGGTTGTAAAAAGTGAAAAAGATTTTTAGAAATTTCACAATCTTGATTATTCTCACTTCTTTAATTTTTCCTACGATATTCTATAGCCATGAAGTTAAAGCATGGAAAGGTGAAGTAGATCAATTTGTTATTTGTGAGAGCGTAGATGTCCTAGTTGACCCTGTTCAACCTAAGAATGTAAGGAGTGTATTTCTATCAACTGAAAAAGCAGCTTTTGCTTTTTTACGAATGGAAAATATTGAAGGCCCGCTTACCTTAAGTATCGAATGGGTAGATCCTAATGGTGAGGTCTATAATTCTACAAAATTCACACCTATAACTAATCAAACTGAATATACAATAAAGATTAGCTATCTGGACTTTTCACTGGTGATGGATAAACTAGGAGAATGGGAGGTTAATGCATACGCAAATGATGAATTAATCTCAAGTACCAGTTTCAAACTACTTGAATCAGCCCCCCTACTTACTGTAGTAAATGTTTCTTTAAATCCAGAGGCAGGAATGCCCTTCTATCTAGGAAGCACGTTGACAATAACTTACGCTTTAGAGAATGTTGGTGGAGAAAT includes these proteins:
- a CDS encoding phage terminase large subunit family protein, whose product is MNLKPKRRGLETLLDLKSEYIQIGFEHERVSLPPPSDPVEWTKEYRILKGKPFSFQDRDYLFPIYRDTSHRIVIVKSRQMEMTEWIVNWLLIKLTNNPFTTGIYTAPRMDQVSRFSQDRFRAAILDSEKLREYLLGRKRRDEKLGEPAITRIPFSNGSVCYLVSAWGDFGAIRNIPADFIAVDEMQDVQGEAVPVIEECMSHSSYGFMIAVGTASDEGDQFSKLWEESDKKEWNKNAWIQQKPENKFYSGYHIDQRMASWIINLPPEHPNSLEAKRQRYSERRYMNEVLGLFYRGLAKPLIPDDMLKCVDRTLDNVSRLDPPYQSYAGIDWGGGEFAFTVIWIMALDELERWRLLYCHKFDEKDPMKQVQTIGKMIEGFNVKQAVADIGYGAVQVSELQKRFGDRVYGCQYIRNPAMPLQRVQKDEFGKRIAQLMVQADRSFWIEKAIQIIKKKDRKGESIPDLVIPWNENVARENEWIIDHFCCIEMEEQETVSGKKYHHYTHPEGEPDDALHSFIYALIGDAIGRLTPDLVIQDLFE
- a CDS encoding glycosyltransferase family 2 protein, which translates into the protein MIFFPIGKIIVYSIGFIFLLSSLFYLLTVWNMKRPKFENEYAPKVCVMAYAWQSGNVIERKIKNFLQQNYPKDKLEIVIYDNKSTDETKDICLKYKKQGLIKYFTPKKAYDRKAPVLDSAIKNVVKSEIIALTDPDGVCEKDWLKKIVQPFKDPKVGAVAGTTHCGNYYKNLFTKFRAIEDEWWYNIAVHGKNGKIKVSDFQPICGANYALRKATWKSVGGSHGKTLIEDYEMTHRLYDKGWKIAASDANLWQEEVEDAEQYIRQRKRWYSSNVLRLVKDKNRVDKSLGAYPISMQSMAFFSLIYFLIIVLNRTIQNTLTSYTMIYFIPTLFMYLALSWGLIKIGKTKFLQYIPLLLTFDSALQVYVFLETKTLEKEEQKWVMLLKGKYYHAGSKIKMD
- a CDS encoding carboxypeptidase-like regulatory domain-containing protein, with protein sequence MKKPINILLATVLIFSIIVIGMINVYNSNSECSAQLGGVKGTVRIRDRMENFIPFAWATITITSLDGPFSVNTTSTSAGTYWATGLPNGDYNVSVWAPHPTKTDWYWFDSKLVSVHNGDSLADFYLDDDEHLVPEFSDYAITALLMISLLSSLIMIKRMKNRLGIPDKGSDYIIQR